One part of the Melitaea cinxia chromosome 8, ilMelCinx1.1, whole genome shotgun sequence genome encodes these proteins:
- the LOC123655679 gene encoding ELAV-like protein 1 — MMANTLDAVNANQPTQNGSKVQPCNNESKTNLIVNYLPQTMTQEEIRSLFSSVGEVESCKLIRDKVTVFPDHILNGQSLGYAFVNYHKPEDAEKAVNTLNGLRLQNKIIKVSYARPSSDAIKGANLYVSGLPKHMTQQDLEKLFSPYGTIISSRILHENVNVGHLLQAGIDEQSLQGPSRGVAFIRYDQRIEAETAIRELNGTIPPGGTGPMTVKCANNPSNQNKALAPLATYLAPPTVRRFLGPAGKALLAINKGLQRYSPLADPLVQGNALGGSGWCIFVYNIGAETEESILWQLFGPFGAVQSVKIIRDPTTNKCKGYGFVTMTNYDEAVVAIQSLNGYSLNGQVLQVSFKTNKSKS, encoded by the coding sequence ATGATGGCAAATACACTTGATGCCGTAAATGCAAATCAGCCTACGCAAAATGGTAGTAAAGTTCAACCATGCAATAATGAATCCAAGACTAACCTTATAGTTAATTATTTGCCACAAACAATGACTCAAGAGGAGATAAGATCACTCTTTTCGAGTGTAGGTGAAGTCGAGAGTTGTAAGTTAATAAGAGACAAGGTGACCGTGTTTCCCGATCATATTCTGAATGGCCAGAGTTTGGGATATGCCTTCGTCAATTACCACAAGCCGGAAGACGCTGAGAAGGCGGTGAACACACTTAACGGCCTCCGACtgcaaaataaaatcattaaagtGTCTTACGCCCGTCCGAGTTCCGATGCCATCAAAGGAGCCAATCTATACGTGTCCGGTTTGCCAAAACACATGACACAGCAAGACTTGGAGAAGCTGTTTAGTCCGTACGGTACAATAATCAGTTCCAGGATTCTCCACGAAAATGTTAATGTTGGACATTTACTACAAGCGGGAATTGATGAACAGAGCCTTCAGGGACCATCGAGAGGTGTAGCATTTATTCGATACGACCAGAGAATTGAAGCCGAAACCGCTATACGTGAGCTGAACGGTACTATACCGCCAGGAGGTACAGGGCCTATGACGGTCAAATGTGCAAATAACCCAAGCAACCAGAACAAGGCACTGGCTCCATTAGCTACATACTTGGCTCCGCCCACAGTCCGTCGATTCTTGGGGCCAGCTGGTAAGGCACTTCTTGCTATTAATAAAGGTCTCCAACGGTACTCTCCATTAGCTGATCCTCTTGTACAAGGTAATGCTCTCGGAGGTTCAGGCTGGTGTATCTTCGTGTACAACATTGGAGCCGAAACAGAAGAGAGCATCCTTTGGCAGCTATTCGGCCCCTTCGGTGCCGTCCAGAGTGTTAAAATAATCAGAGATCCCACTACTAATAAGTGTAAGGGGTATGGTTTTGTTACTATGACAAACTATGACGAAGCCGTCGTTGCCATTCAATCGTTGAATGGGTACTCCCTAAACGGACAAGTTTTGCAGGTCAGCTTCAAAACTAATAAGAGTAAATCCTAA